The DNA sequence AGGTTGATGGCCAGAGCTTTCCACCCCACTTCTTTCCAGGGGGAGACCGCCAGAGAGAAGTGTATATCCTGGATGAAAGAATCAACGGTTACCAGCTGTGTTGCGGTGCCGCTGTGCCAAGCGGCGGCATCATCGCCGATTCCGATTAACAGTTGCTGCCAGGCGGGATTCTGTTCATCCCGGGAGCGCTGTACTATTTTAACCAGGAGGTCGATCAGCCCGAATTCGCCCAGTTCAGAGACCTTCATAGCTAGGATTATAGCATGCCCTTATCGGGGCAACAACAGAACCCGGTATCGGTCTGTATCAGGATGAAAACCAGGGTAATGGGGTAGAAAACCCCTCTAGCTATATCGACGAAAAGTTGTTATATTGTTAAGCAGGATGCGTTGCGCGATTATTGCCGATATTCATGCCAATCTGGCCGCTTTCTCTGCCGTACTGGCTGATATCAAGCAGCGGGGAGGGGTAGATGAAGTATGGTGTCTGGGAGATATTGTCGGCTATGGTCCTGACCCCTGCCAGTGTATCGAGATATTGCGTCGGCTGGAAAACGTCTGTATTGCGGGTAACCACGATTGGGCGGCAATCGGTAAGCTCAGTCTCTCCGAATTTAACCCTGACGCTGCTTACGCTTGCCGCTGGACAGCGGAGCAGTTAAGCGCTGAGGATGTGGTCTACCTTGATGGCTTACCCGAGGTTGCCGAGAAGGGTGATTTTACTCTGGTACACGGTAGCCCGAGGCAACCGATTTGGGAATACCTTCTCTCCATCGGCAGCGCCAGAGAGAATTTCGCTTACTTCAGCTCGCAGTTCTGTCTGGTGGGTCATTCTCACGTACCTTCTATATTCAGATGTACCGAGACCGGTGATTGCTCCTTCAACCCGTTTTCGGCTAACGTCGGGCTTGCTCTGGGTAAGAGTCGTTTGATTATTAACCCTGGTAGTGTCGGCCAACCCAGAGATGGTGACACCAGGGTTAGTTATGCTATTCTTGATGATGAAATCATGATGCTTCGGCTCTACCGGGTCCCTTATGATATCAGTCTCACTCAGGCCAGGATGGTGAAACATAATCTACCGATGCGTCTCGTCTCTCGCCTGAGCCGTGGTATCTGACTACTTTAGATAAAGGCGGTCGTTACTTTTCCTCGCAGTAGTTTTCCAGGAGGTTTTTTCGCTGAAGGCGGGATCACTTTTGGCTCAGACCAGGGGGCAGTTGCGTCGCTTTGACCTGCGGGCGAGAAAGGGTTTGGGACAGCACTTTCTTATCGATGAAGAGGTACTTAAACTGACCACCTCGTCCGCAGAGCTGACTGCCACTGATGTGGTGATAGAGGTCGGCCCCGGGCTTGGCGTGTTGAGCAGGGAGTTAGCCAGCCGGGCGGGTCGGCTGTTTACCATTGAACTGGACAGCAAACTGGCCGTTATTTTAAAAAATGACCTGGCCCATTTTCTTAACGTTACCGTGATTAATGATGACGTCCTTAATATTGACCCGGCATCCCTGCTGCAGGGGGGGCAGGTCGGCTTTTCTCCGGTAACAGACAGCCCCTTACACTATAAGGTGGTGGCTAACCTTCCCTACTATATTACCTCTGCCGTGCTCCGCCATTTTCTGGAAGCCTCCTTGAGGCCCCGGTTAATGATATTAATGATGCAGAAAGAGGTGGCTCAGGCGATTGTGGCCGGACCGGGGGGGATGAGTCTGCTCAGTATCAGCGTGCAGTTTTATGCCCGACCGGAGATAATAGAATATGTGCCGGCGCACTGTTTTTACCCCCAGCCGAAGGTTGACTCGGCACTGCTCAAGGTGCTCTCCTATCCCGAACCGCCGGCAGTAGACCGGGTTAGCTTTTTTAGGTTGGTGCGCGCTGGTTTTACTGCTTCCCGCAAGCAGATATGTAATTCACTAGCCCGCGGCCTCGGCTTACCCAAAGATGAAGTTATTTCCTGGTTAGTGAAGGTCGGGATAGCGCCGCAGCGCCGGGCTGAGACGCTTGCTCTTGACGAGTGGGTGGAGCTGTGGCGGGTGTTTACTCAAGTGGAGAGAGGAGAGTAAAATGCTTGAGTTCATGGCGCCGGCGAAACTGAACCTGACCCTTGAGGTCCTTGCCCGGAGGGAGAACGGTTTTCATGAAATCCGTAGTGTTGCCCAGACGATAAATCTATGCGATACCATCCGTTTCCGGCCGGGCGAAGGTGTCGAGTTTAGCTGTTCTGACACCGATTGGGCTGCTTCGGAGAGCCTGATGGCTAGAACCGTCAATTTGCTGAGAGAAGCTACCGGCTGTTCTAGAGGTGTGTTAATCGAGGTGGAAAAGCGTATCCCCTTGCTTTCCGGATTGAGCGGTGACAGCAGTGATGCGGCGGCTGCTCTACGCGGGCTTAATCGGCTCTGGGAACTGGGTTTATCTCAAGAAGAACTGCTCGGTCTGGCCGCGCGTTTGGGCTCTGATGTTACCTTCTTTCTCTACGGTGGTACCGCTTTACTTGAGGGTAGAGGCGAAGCGGTGACTCCGCTGCCTCCGTTTCCG is a window from the Dehalococcoidales bacterium genome containing:
- a CDS encoding metallophosphoesterase family protein — its product is MRCAIIADIHANLAAFSAVLADIKQRGGVDEVWCLGDIVGYGPDPCQCIEILRRLENVCIAGNHDWAAIGKLSLSEFNPDAAYACRWTAEQLSAEDVVYLDGLPEVAEKGDFTLVHGSPRQPIWEYLLSIGSARENFAYFSSQFCLVGHSHVPSIFRCTETGDCSFNPFSANVGLALGKSRLIINPGSVGQPRDGDTRVSYAILDDEIMMLRLYRVPYDISLTQARMVKHNLPMRLVSRLSRGI
- the rsmA gene encoding 16S rRNA (adenine(1518)-N(6)/adenine(1519)-N(6))-dimethyltransferase RsmA — translated: MAQTRGQLRRFDLRARKGLGQHFLIDEEVLKLTTSSAELTATDVVIEVGPGLGVLSRELASRAGRLFTIELDSKLAVILKNDLAHFLNVTVINDDVLNIDPASLLQGGQVGFSPVTDSPLHYKVVANLPYYITSAVLRHFLEASLRPRLMILMMQKEVAQAIVAGPGGMSLLSISVQFYARPEIIEYVPAHCFYPQPKVDSALLKVLSYPEPPAVDRVSFFRLVRAGFTASRKQICNSLARGLGLPKDEVISWLVKVGIAPQRRAETLALDEWVELWRVFTQVERGE
- the ispE gene encoding 4-(cytidine 5'-diphospho)-2-C-methyl-D-erythritol kinase, with the protein product MLEFMAPAKLNLTLEVLARRENGFHEIRSVAQTINLCDTIRFRPGEGVEFSCSDTDWAASESLMARTVNLLREATGCSRGVLIEVEKRIPLLSGLSGDSSDAAAALRGLNRLWELGLSQEELLGLAARLGSDVTFFLYGGTALLEGRGEAVTPLPPFPHNWVVLVLPPVPRMPGKTARLYSGIRASHYSDGSITDRLTACLNRGGGMPYSLLFNVFDEVALVSFPGLESYRQQFLEAGAPEVHLAGSGPVLFSLVRDRAGAEEICQHLSELGLNHYLTDTMTAFEGTGAELL